The sequence CGAGGTATTCAGCAACAAGCAGGAAATCCGCCATCCCGTGCCCATGCTTTCCACGGACAAGGCCTACACCATCGCCGAACTCCAACGGTTTGTGGATCGGGTTTACAAGGAAGCCGCCCCCCTGGAACCCCAGCACATCACCTTCAGGGTCACGCCTAAACTGGACGGTCTTGCCGGACGCGACGACGGCCATATTCTTGCTTCGCGGGGCAACGGATGGACCGGGTTCGACATCACTTCGGCCCTGGACAAGGGGGTCGAGGTGGTTGGTCAACGGGGCCTGGGTCTGGGCGAGCTGGTCATCTCCCTTTCCTATTTTCAGGAACACCTTGCCGACAAATTCGAGCATCCCAGAAACCTGGTGGTGGGCATTGTGTCATCGGATACGGTGAACACCCTGGCCCTGCAGGCTCTGGAGGACAAGGCCGTGCGTTTTGTCCCCTACGCAACCCTTCCCCAATGGACGGGAAACGGTGACGAGCTTGTAAAGGCCATTGAAACCATCAAACAGGACCTCAGGGAAAAAGTGGACTATCCCATGGATGGGTTGGTGGTCGAGGTCGTGGAACAGGAGATCAGGGACGCCATGGGCGCCACCAACCACCACTACCGGTGGCAAATCGCGGTCAAGGACAAGGGAGAGACCGCCAGAACACGGGTCCGGAAAATCCTCTGGCAGGTGGGCAGAACCGGCAAGGTTACTCCGGTCATGCTGGTGGAACCCGTGCCCCTGTCAGGGGCAACCATCAAACGGGTCACGGCCCATAATGCGGGTTTCTTGAAAAAAAGGCGTATCGGCAAAGGGGCCATCATTGAAATCATCCGAAGCGGTGAGGTCATTCCCAAACTCGAGGCCGTGATAACAGAAGCAAAGACCATGGACATTCCCCACACCTGTCCGGTCTGCTCCACCCCGCTTGTGGAAGACAATGATTTTCTCATCTGCCCCAACGCGCAATGTCCGGCGCAAATCCGTCAGGCAATCGAGCATTGGTTCAACATCCTGGGCACGGCCGACTGGTACGGAACCAAGACCGTAGAAAAGCTGGTGGACAACGGGGTACATACCCTGGAACAGGTCTACGCCCTGACCCAACAGGATTTCATACGCATGGGATTTGGCCCGGTGCAATCCCGAAATCTCCATCAGGCACTGACCATCAGCAGGACCAAGCCGGTGGAAGACTGGCGGTTTCTGGCCGCCTTTGGCATTCCCGATCTCGGCAAGGGGGACAGCCGCAAACTCCTTGAACACCATCCCATTGATACCATCACCCGCATCACGGCCGGAGACATCCTGGCCATCAACGGATTTGGCGCCATCACCAGCCAATCCATTTCCAGGGGCATACAACGGATCCGATCAACCATTGAGCATATGCTGGCCTTGGGGTTCAATCTGCAGCACACCCCCCTGGCATCCGAGATGGCTCAGATGGATTCTCCCATCAAGGACAAGGGCATCGTGTTCACCGGAAAGATGGTCCACGGGACCCGACAGGACATGCAGAACATGGCCCGGACCATGGGGGCCAGGGTTCAAAGCGCTGTTTCCAAAGCAACAGACTATCTGGTATGCGGTGAAAAGGTAGGAGCCACTAAAAAAGCCCAGGCAGAAAAGCTGGGCACCAAAATCATTTCCGAACAGGAATTTCTGGATCTGATCACATCCTGAAACCCGGCATTCACGGGCCGTTACGCCAGAACACAATCCGTATACTCCGCCAGATCGCCCTGCAAAAGCAACTCGCGACCAAAATGCGTTTGCAAACGGCATCCCCGGATACCGTCCCTGATCCCGGCAAGAAATTGTTGCCGCGGAATTTCCTGCGCTCCGAAGCGGACCATGTGTGCCGTGGTCTGCTGGCAGTCGACCATGGTAAATCCCAATGAGGCCAGATGGCGGACAAACAGAACAAAACCGACCTTGGCCGCTTCGGAACAGCGGTGAAACATGGACTCCCCGAAAAACACCCTTCCCAGGGCCACTCCGTAGAAACCTCCCACCAACTCTCCGGCCTTCCAGACCTCCACGGAATGGGCATAGCCGTGGCGGTACATGTTTTCATAGGCCTCGATCATTTCCGGAAGAAGCCATGTCCCCTGGTTATCCCCGCGATCCATGGTGGCACAGGCCTGAATGACCCCGTAAAAGTCACGATCAACCGTTACTCGAAAGGGATGTTGCCGCAAAAAACGCTCAAACCGTCTGGGTACATGGAGCTTTTTCGGAAAAATGACCGGACGGGGGTCTGGCGACCACCACAGGATGGGCATGCCCTCACTGTACCAGGGAAAGATCCCCCGGGAATAGGCGATGACCAGGCGATCAAGCTGCAGATCACCGCCAACGGCCAGCAGGCCGTCCGGTTCGGCCAATTCCGGATCCGGAAACAGGGGATCGCTGGACAGATAGAAAACAGGCATGAGGGTTATTGGACAGCAGGGTTAATCATTGGCGCCCCATTACTTGGCTGCACTGGCATAACGGAAGGTAAGCCCTGACTTCTTGGAAAATCCCACGGTGACCACACCGCCCTTGGCGAGCTTGCCAAAAAGGATCTCGTCGGTAACCACGTCTCCAATCTCTCGTTCAATGAGCCGGGACAGGGGCCTGGCGCCGTAAGCCGGATCATATCCCTTGTCAGCCAACCATTTTCTGGCCTGGGGGGTCAGCTCCAATCGGACCTTGCGCGGAGCCGAACGTTCATTGAGCTCGGCAATGTACTTGTCCACCACCTTTTCCATGACGGACTGATCCAGGGAATGGAATTGGACAATGGCATCCAGACGGTTTCTGAATTCCGGACTGAACAGCTTTTCGGCCGCCTTGAGTCCCCGATCGGAAACATCCGAAGCGCTGGTGGCTCCGAATCCGATGGGAGACGCAGCCATCTCCCGGGCCCCCACATTGGAGGTCATAAGCAGAATAACATGACGGAAATCCGCCTTGCGCCCGTTATTGTCCGTCAGGGTGGCATGGTCCATGACCTGAAGAAGGATGTTGAACATGTCTTCGTGGGCCTTTTCGATCTCATCCAGCAGGAGAACGCAATAGGGATTTTTGCGCACTGCATCCGTGAGAAGGCCCCCCTGCTCAAACCCCACATACCCGGGAGGGGCACCGATGAGCCGGGCCACGGCGTGCTTTTCCATGTACTCGCTCATGTCAAAACGGACAAACTCCACGGCCATGGCCTTGGCCAGCTGACGGGCCAGTTCGGTCTTGCCCACACCGGTAGGACCGACCATGAGGAAGCATCCCGAAGGCTTGCGCTGATCCCCGAGCCCTGCCCGGGACCGCTTGATGGCCCGGGTCAGGGTCTTTACAGCTTCATCCTGTCCATACACCTGGGAGGTGATGCGGGCCTCGAGATTGCCCAGCTGGTCCTTTTCCGAGGAGGTGATGCTCTGGCTTGGGATGCCGGCCATGCGGGCAACCACCTTTTCCACATCGGTTTTGGTGATGCTTTTTTTGGAGGACGAGCTCAACCGGAACACGGCTCCGGCCTCATCCATGACGTCAATGGCCTTGTCGGGCAAAAACCTGTCGTTGATGTGCCTGGCGGCCAGTTCCACGGCCGCGCGCAGGGCCGTGGGCCTGTATTTGACCTGGTGGAAATCCTCGTAATGGGGACGCAGCCCTTCAAGAATTTTCACGCTCTCCTCAATGGACGGCTCATTGAGATCGATTTTCTGAAACCGGCGTGACAGGGCCCGGTCCTTTTCAAAATGGTTCTTGTACTCTTCAAAGGTGGTTGATCCGATGCACCGGAGTTCTCCTGATCCCAAAACAGGCTTGAGGATGTTGGAGGCATCCATGGTCCCGCTGCTGGTGGCCCCGGCCCCCACAATGGTATGGATTTCGTCAATGAACAAAATGGCCTCGGGAATTTTGGTGATTTCCTTGATCACGCCCTTGAGACGGGCCTCGAAATCCCCCCGGAACTTGGTTCCAGCCAAAAGGGCCCCCATGTCCAGGGCAAAGATGCGCACATTCTTGAAGGGTTCAGGCACATCCTGCTTGGCGATGCGCAAGGCCAGCCCTTCGGCCATGGCGGTTTTGCCCACGCCGGGATCGCCCACAAAAACAGGATTGTTCTTCCTGCGCCGGGCCAATACCTGGATGACCCGCCGCAGTTCGTCCTCACGTCCCACCAGGGGATCGATCTTGCCCTCCTGGGCTTTTTTCACAAGATCCACGCAGTATTGGGCAAGCATGGACTTCTTGCCAGGCTTGGCCGAGGCTTCCTCTTCCTGTCCGGGATTGTGGGAAATGTATTCGAGCACTCCCAGCCGGGTGACCCCCATGGAAGTCAGATAATACACGGCAAAGGAATCCTGCTCCTCAAGCATGGCTGCCAGGAAATCCCCGGACCGGACAATCTCCTTGCCCGCCGAACGGGTATGGTTCATGGCCCGTTGCATGACCCGCTGAACCCCGATGGTCTGGACAATCTCGTAATCCGTGTGCGGCTGGACCTCCACATGCTCCTGGAAAAACCGGGTAAGCAGATTCTTGAGCCGGTGGACGTCCGCGCCGACACCGTCCAGCAGTTCCTTGCCCTCGGGATCAATGGCAAAGGCGAACAAAAGATGTTCCAGGGTCAGAAATTCATGGTGACGCACCTTCACCTCCCTGATGGCCAGGGCGATGATCTTTTCCAGTTCTCTGCTGATCATTTACACCTCTTCCATTGTGCATTTGAGGGGATATCCCTTGCCATGAGCCATGGAATGCACCAGCGAGACCTTTGTCTCGGCAATTTCGGCCGTGTAGATTCCGCACAGACCGACCCCGTTCTTGTGAATATTCATCATGATCAGGTTGGCTTCCGCCTCGTTCTTGTGGAAGACGCGCTTGAGGACCTCGACCACGAATTCCATGGTCGTGTAGTCGTCATTGTGCATGAGCACCTTGAACCGTCTGGGTTCGTCGAGCTCGTCCTCAATCACGTCCTCGGGTTCCAGTTCCGGCATGTCGTTGTTCCGGGCCATCACATCCCTCTTCGATCAAAAGGCTGATTAAAGAAACATACCACCATGGCGTCTTGTCCCCACGAGCAGGCATCCCGGACATCCTCCGGCATGACACCCAACCGGTATATTCTCATGCAAAAAAATGTCCAGGATACAGGCCGCCCCGGTTCAATCGCCGGTACAGTACCGCATGCGCTCGCGCCTGTTCCGGGTTGGGCCATTGCCCTATTCCTCCACCTCGTCCATCCACTCCTGAAGTTTGGCAACAATCTCCCTGGCCTGTTTGACCGAAGAGATATTGAACTTGGAGTGGGGAAGATACCGGCCATTCTTTTTCTGGTAACGTCCGACCCGGAATTTGACAGGCCCGAATTCACCGGTTTGACGATTGCGTTCCTCATAGGCGAACATGATCGTTGACCAGGCTCCCTTGGTCAGGACATGCTTCTTGATCTGCCTGACCTGCTGTTCTCCGTCCTCATTAGTCCAATCAATGCTTATTTCGTCAACGGTTTCCGCCATTTTTTTTGCTCCTGATGTTTGTGACCGGTCGATTTTTCCTGGAAAAATCCGATCATTGTATTTGTGTAATCCCTTCTTTGGGCTTGTAAAGTCAAAACAGCAGCGCCCTGATCAGGGAATCACGATCATTGTGCATACCACGTCAAATTTCAACCAAAATTCCATCCCTCCCCGGGATGCCTCCATTTTGCATCTTACGATTTGCAGCAAAACATGCTAGGGAGCACCCTTCATTCACGCCAAGGACACCACCATGCTTCACTACATCCTTCACCTTGCCACCCTCGGGGGTATCTATGTCTTGCTGGCCTCAAGTCTGAACATCATTGTCGGACTTTCCGGTCAGGTCTCCCTGGGCCATGGCGCGTTTTTCGGCATGGGTGCGTACACATCCGCCCTTGTGTCACAGGCCTTTCCCCATATTCCTTTTGCCCTGCTCATGCCCCTTTCCGGCATTCCCGCCCTGGTGTTTGCCCTCCTCCTCAGTCCTCCGGCCCTCAAGCTCAAGGACGAGTATCTGGCCGTGGTTACCCTGGGCTTCGGGATCATCTGCGAACTGACTATCAAGAATCTCGAATTCACCGGCGGCCCCGACGGTCTGTACGGATTGGACAATTTCGGCCTGTCCGCAGCCGGATTCCTCCTCCCGGTCTGGATCTGGGTTGGTCTCTGCCTTCTGGTCACCTGGCGCATGCGTTCAGGCCAGTTCGGCAGAAACCTGACCGCCATCCGGGAAGAAGAACAAACCGCCAGAACCATGGGCATCTCTCCCTTGCCCATCAAGGTACTCTGCTTCGGGATTTCCGCCTATTTCGCGGCCGTGGCCGGCTCCCTGTACGCCCATTTCATCACCTTTATCCAGCCCGGCGTATTTGGCCTGTCCACATCCATCCTGCTTTTGTGCATGGTCGTTCTCGGCGGCATGGGCACGGTGTTCGGGCCATTGATGGGCGCAGCCATTCTCTTTCTGCTGCCGGAATTCCTCCAGGCATTTGCCGACTATCAGGAACTGATCTATGGCCTGCTACTCATCCTGACCCTTATCTTCCGCCCCCAGGGCATTGTCGGCAAAACCTCGGGGCCGGATCACGGTTTGATCAATGTGTTGGCCAAAACGTTACGCAGGGAAAAGGCAGTTTGAGACTGCACATGTCAGATGGCAGCCCAGACAACATGGAATCAGGTGCTCCTGTGCACCTCTTGCCCGCCTGGAATGCAAGGCGGATTTGTATACCGTCCATGCCGAAACACCATACAGGCAACCAGGCACAAAGAAAAACCATACTGTTCCTGGACACATTTCCTAACACCTAACACCAAAACTCATGCTCAACGTCCGCAGTCTGCAAACCTATTACGGACGGATTCATGTTCTGAAGACCGTCTCCCTTCACCTCCATCCGGGCGAAATCGTTGCGGTCATCGGGGCCAATGGCGCCGGAAAAACCACCCTTTTGAAAACCCTGGTGGGGCTTCTTGTCCAGCAATCCGGGACCATCCTGTTTCGGGACAGGGATATTTCGCACCTGCCCACGGAAAAGCGCCTGCAGGCCGGACTGGTCCTGTGCCCGGAAGGCCGCAAGCTCTTTGGTGACCTGAGCGTTCAGGACAATCTTGCCCTTGGGGCCTTTTCCAGAAAGGACCGCCAGGGAATCAAGGCCGACATGCAACGGCTCCGGGATCAGTTCCCCATTTTGAACAAATTCTGGACTCGGCCTGCTTCCAGCCTGTCCGGCGGAGAACAGCAGATGGTCGCCTTGTGCCGTGCCCTCATGTCCAACCCCGAGGTTCTCCTGCTGGACGAACCCTCTCTGGGCCTCTCGCCCCTGCTTTCCCAGGAAATTCTCAAGGCCATTGTCAGCCTCAACCGGAACCAGGGACTCAGCGTCCTTTTGGTGGAACAAAACGCCAGGGCGGCCCTCAAAATCTGTCACCGGGCCTATGTACTGGAAACGGGACGGGTTGTCATGGAAGGGGAAGGCCGGGAACTGTTGAACCACAAGGGAGTCCAGCGAGCCTACCTGGGCAAGGGATATGACAAGATATGGGAACGATAGCCATGGACGATCACACCAAACACCCCCTTCTCGTTCTGGACGGGGTGAGCAAACATTTCGGCGGGGTCCAGGCCGTTTCAGACGTGAGCTTTTCCATTCCCCAGGGACGGATCACCGGACTGATCGGCCCCAACGGAGCCGGCAAGACCACCTTGTTCAACCTCATTTCGGGAACCATTCTCCCCAGTTCCGGAACCATCTTGTTTGCCGGGCGCGACCTAACCAGACTTCCGCCCCAGACCCGCAGCAGACAGGGCATGATGCGCACCTTTCAGAACTTAAGCCTGTACCCCGAGCTTTCCTGCCTGGAAAACGTGACCATCGGTGCCAATGCCTGGTACCGGCCCGGGCTCCTGTCCCTGGTGCGTCCGGGCGGCGGTTCCATCGAACACACCATCATGACCCAGGCGCGGGAACACCTGGACCTTGTGGGCCTGGCCGACAAAAGCGAACTCCCACCGGATGCCCTTTCCTACGGAGATCAACGCAGACTGGAAATCGCCCGGGCCATGATGGGCAATCCCCAGCTCCTTCTTCTGGACGAACCAGCAGCCGGGCTGAACAATCAGGAATCCCAGGAACTGGCCGAACTCCTGCTTGCCCTGCGCAAGGAGACAGGGCTGACCATATTGATCATCGAACATGACATGGATGTACTCATGACCGTTTCGGACATGGTCCTTGTCCTGGTCGAAGGCCAGCTGCTTCTCGAAAATACCCCGCGCAAGGTCCAGCAGGACCCGCGCGTGATCGAGGCGTATCTGGGCAGAGAGGGATGAAAACCTACGCAATGTACAGGAGCCAGTAGGCAGAATCGATTACCGTCCGCATGCATCCCAGACATCACGACGCACATATGGACACGCATTTAATCAACATTTCAACCAGCTCTCAAAGCTCATGACACTGATCAGTACATATGGTCACACGATTATTTTCATTGATTGCGCACTGCATAATGTGCACTGTGCTCTGCGCACTATAGTAGTACACTGATTAACAGCTCATCTCCATACTTTATTTTTAATGCAGGAGTACACCATGTCCCAACACGTAGTCATAATAGGCGGCGTAGCCCTAGGCCCCAAAGCGGCCTGCCGACTCAAGCGGGTCCAGCCCGACGCCAGAGTGACCATGATCGATTCCCAGAAGATCATTTCCTATGGCGGTTGCGGCATCCCCTATCTGGTTTCCGGTGATGTCAGCGATCCCGATCAGCTTCGGACCACCAATTTCCATGCCCTGCGCGACGAGGCCTTTTTCAGGCAGGCCAAGGGCGTGGATGTGCTCTCCGAGACAACCGTCCTCAAGATTGATCGCGCCCGCAAAAAGGTTCTTGTCCAGGAAAAAGGCCAAAAACCCCGTGAAATCGGGTACGACAAGCTGGTCCTGGCAACGGGAAGCCGTCCTCGGCCCCTGCCCATCCCCGGGACCGATCTGCCCGGCTGCCTGGCCGTGGGTTCCATGGAAGACGCCCTGACCATCAGGGAGATGGTCACCACGGGAAAGGTTTCCCGAGCGGTCATCGTGGGTGCCGGGTTCATCGGGCTGGAAATGGCCGAGGCCCTCACGGACATGTGGGGAATTGAAACCTCGGTCATCGAGGTTGCCGACCAGGTTCTTCCCGGTGTTGTCAGCAGGACCCTTGCATCCATGGCCCAGAAGCACCTCGCGGACAACGATGTTTCCCTGCACCTCGCGGAAATGGTCACGGCCATTGAGGGTGAGGGCAAAGTGGAACGGGTCATTACCACCAAACGGACCCTGGAGGCAGATCTGGTCATCCTGGCCGCAGGCGTGCTGCCCAATGCCGAACTGGCCCGGGATGCCGGATTGAGCGTGTCCTCGTCAACAGGCGCCATTCTCGTCAACAAGACCATGCAAACCTCGGATCCAGACATCTACAGCGGCGGTGACTGCGTAGCCATTGAGAATCTGATCACAGGCAAACCGGCCATGTTTCCCCTGGGCTCCATGGCCAACCGCCAGGGAAGGGTCATCGGGACCAACCTGGCCGGAGGACGGGCAACCTTTCCCGGAGCAGTGGGTTCCCTGTCCATCAAGCTCTTTGATGCGGGTATCGCCGGAACCGGCCTGACCCTGAAACGAGCCCAGGCCGAAGGATTCGATGCCATCAGCGCCCAGGTCATTCAGTTCGACCATGCCCATTTCTATCCGGAAAAAACCCTCATCACCCTGGAACTGGTGGTGGAAAAAGGCACCCGGCGTGTTCTCGGCATCCAGGGCATGAGCAAAAACCTCGAAGGTGTGGCTGGCAGGATCAATGCGGTTGCCGCCATCCTCAAATACAAACCCACCATCGAGGATATCAGCAATCTCGAACTGGCCTATTCCCCCCCGTTTGCCGCAGCCATGGACGTGCTCAACGTGGTGGCCAATGTGGCTGACAACATCCTTGCCGGACGAAACACACCCATCACGCCGGATGAATTCGCCCGCATGTGGGCCGGCCGCAAGGATGACAATTTCATTGTCCTGGACTGCCGCGACAGGGATAATGCCATCAAATTCCTGGAAAAACATCCTGATTTCTGGATGAACATCACCGGAGAAACCATTCAGGAACATGTGGACGAACTCCCCAAAGACAAAAAGATCGTTTTGATGTGCAACACCGGAGCCCGTTCCTACGAAGCCCAGGTCAAACTGACCAAGGCGGGACTGAACGACACGGTCAACCTCCAGGGCGGGTGGGGCAACCTGCGTCAATGGGGACTTGATCCCACAACGGAGGACTAAGCCACGGTTCTCCCCTTGCTGAATAATCAACCAGACAAGGGGGAACCGGCCGAAGCACACCCTGTTCACGTCATCCCGGACCTGATCCGGGATGACGTGAACACGAAAACCCGTTTTCATCATTCCCTTTGACCGGTGCAGCATTCCGGACCAATACAACCTGCGCACTGCGCACTTTCCACCAGGAGTTTTACATGTCCCCCTGCCCAGCCCACCATCTGCGATTGACCCGGGAAGATATCCGCCAGATCCAGCTTGAGCGGCTGCAATCCACCCTGCACAGGGTTCGACGCCGGGTGGCCTTTTACAAGCAACGCTTCCAGGAGACGGGATTCAATCCCGACCAGTTCGAATCTCTGGATGATATGGTCAAGCTCCCCTTTACCACGGAGCAGGATCTGTCCGATGCCTATCCCTATGACATGTTCTGCATCCCCTTGCGCGATGTTGTCCGCATCCATACCACCACGGGACGGGGCAACTCCCCCATTGTCATTGGCAATTCCGAACGCGACCTGACCAACAGGGCCAAGCTTCTGGCTCGGGTCTACACCTCCATCGGTTTGACCAGTGAAGACGTTTTCCAGATCACCCTGCGCTATGGCCTGGGGACCGGGGCCTTTTCCTTCCACGATGCAGCCCGGGAAATCGGCGCATCAACCATTCCCACCTCGGTGGGTCATACGGACAAACAGCTCAAAATCATGCGCGACTTCGGCACATCCTGCCTCATCGCCACCCCGGGATACGCCAGGATTCTCCTGGAAGCCATGGAATCTCGCGGTATGACCCCCTCCATGCTCCGGCTCAAGGCCATTCTGCTCACGGGCGAGCCCTGGTCCACCAACCTGGCGGCCGACCTGGAGCAGGGATTCCAGGCCCCTGTCTATGACATCTACGGACTCAGCGCGGTCTGCGGACCTGGCATTGCCGCCCAATGTCAGGAAAAAACAGGGCTGCACCTGCAGGAAGACATGGTTTATGCGGAAATCATTGATCCCCAATCAGGCAAGCCTGTCGCGCCCGGCCAATGGGGCGAACTGGTACTGACCACCCTGGTGGAAGAGGCCGTTCCGGTGATCCGCTACAGGACAGGAGATAGGGCCAGATTGCTTACCTCACCCTGTGCCTGTGGCAGCACGTTCCGACTTTTGGACCATGTTCCGGGCAGGATCGACGATGTTCTGATCGTCAAGGGAATCAATATCGCCCCGGAAATGATCGAACGGGTGCTTACGGATGTTTTGGGAACCGCGGTTTCCTGGAAAGCCGAAGTCACGGGAGAAGGTCCGACCCAACAGCTTGTTCTGCGCATCGGTATCACCGAACCCCTGTTCTTTGATCAGATGAAACGCCAGCGGGCCATGGTGGATCGTCTCCGTCACGCCTTTGCCCAGTGGATCGGTGTCACGCCCAGAATTCTCCTGGTAGAACCCCAAAGCGTGAACAACGGGTAACAGACAAAATCAACCGGTAACAACAATCCCCTGGTTTTCCCGATCATGGAAACCAGGGGATTGTTGTTTGGACGAACATGCCGAAAATCCGGCAACTTCAGGTCCTCGTTCTCCGGTCATACAGCGAATGGCTTCTGATTCTTTACGAAACTGTTGCAGAACGACTTTCAGCGTGGGAACAATTGTGTGTCACCTGCTTGAGCACATCCATCTCCTCAACCAGCCGGGCAATGATTCCCAGAGCCTTCTGAACATCGGAACAGGTGGTTGCAGCAAACAGATTCATTTTGTGCAGGGCAGAATCCACCTGCTCGGCAGTGGTGGACTGGGCTTCCGACCGAAGCAGAATCTCTTGGGAACCCGCTTCAGCCTCCCTGGAAAGGGAAACAATTTCTTCAAGACTTTCACGGGATGCAGCAGACATGGTCACGCAATGATCAACAGCCTTGGCTGCATTTTTCATCCGCGTCGTGCTTTGCAGAATCACCGAACGCGTGGAATCCACATTGGCGGTAACTTCCTTGGTTGCGGACATGGTTCGTTCCGCAAGCTTGCGCACTTCATCGGCCACAACGGCAAACCCTCGCCCGGCCTCTCCGGCACGAGCCGCTTCAATG comes from Desulfoplanes formicivorans and encodes:
- a CDS encoding phenylacetate--CoA ligase family protein — encoded protein: MSPCPAHHLRLTREDIRQIQLERLQSTLHRVRRRVAFYKQRFQETGFNPDQFESLDDMVKLPFTTEQDLSDAYPYDMFCIPLRDVVRIHTTTGRGNSPIVIGNSERDLTNRAKLLARVYTSIGLTSEDVFQITLRYGLGTGAFSFHDAAREIGASTIPTSVGHTDKQLKIMRDFGTSCLIATPGYARILLEAMESRGMTPSMLRLKAILLTGEPWSTNLAADLEQGFQAPVYDIYGLSAVCGPGIAAQCQEKTGLHLQEDMVYAEIIDPQSGKPVAPGQWGELVLTTLVEEAVPVIRYRTGDRARLLTSPCACGSTFRLLDHVPGRIDDVLIVKGINIAPEMIERVLTDVLGTAVSWKAEVTGEGPTQQLVLRIGITEPLFFDQMKRQRAMVDRLRHAFAQWIGVTPRILLVEPQSVNNG